A genome region from Fibrobacter sp. includes the following:
- a CDS encoding metallophosphoesterase family protein: MLYGICSDIHSNATAFRAVLESMKENKVERRICLGDLVGYGVDANECVQLAKENMDVCLIGNHDSVAIKYESSMGFNPYAKQAVEWMQENMNAESVAYIRSLPYIHEENDITFVHASPMSPADWLYITDLEDALNAFDHFSGTYCFIGHTHSPVIVASRPMAIPKVLDEYEYTIENTERLLVNVGSVGQPRDRDCRASWCLLDTETKCIRIIRVEYDVFITQERMRKAGMPNFLIDRLSVGR, translated from the coding sequence ATGCTTTACGGTATTTGTTCTGATATTCATTCCAATGCTACGGCTTTTCGTGCCGTGCTGGAATCCATGAAAGAAAACAAGGTGGAGCGCAGAATCTGCCTGGGCGACCTTGTGGGTTACGGCGTCGACGCCAACGAATGTGTACAGCTCGCCAAGGAAAACATGGATGTGTGCCTGATAGGAAACCACGACAGCGTGGCTATCAAGTACGAGTCCAGCATGGGATTTAACCCTTACGCCAAGCAGGCCGTGGAATGGATGCAAGAGAACATGAATGCCGAATCGGTGGCCTACATCCGTTCGTTGCCCTACATTCACGAAGAAAACGACATTACCTTTGTGCATGCGTCGCCCATGTCCCCTGCGGATTGGCTCTACATTACCGACTTGGAAGACGCCCTGAACGCTTTTGACCATTTTTCTGGAACTTATTGCTTTATCGGCCATACCCACAGCCCTGTGATTGTGGCGAGCCGCCCCATGGCCATTCCCAAGGTGCTGGACGAATACGAATACACCATCGAGAATACGGAACGGCTTTTGGTGAATGTGGGCAGCGTAGGCCAGCCTCGTGACCGGGACTGCCGCGCCAGCTGGTGCCTGTTGGATACGGAGACCAAGTGCATCCGCATTATCCGCGTGGAATACGATGTCTTTATCACCCAGGAGCGTATGCGCAAGGCGGGAATGCCCAATTTCCTCATCGACCGCCTGAGCGTAGGAAGATAA
- a CDS encoding 23S rRNA (pseudouridine(1915)-N(3))-methyltransferase RlmH, with translation MKWVLAVFGKAGSPFIADEVDKYVKRLRGGVYPLEVVELKESKLDDRAQSLAQEATLFDKKFPKSEYRRVILSEEGKLMDTVKLSDTLRDRFSGNIVFLIGSAYGIDENLKKSADLLLSLSPLTFTHDHARVIMAEQLYRVQMVMQNHPYHHR, from the coding sequence ATGAAATGGGTTCTCGCAGTTTTTGGTAAGGCCGGCTCGCCGTTTATCGCCGACGAGGTGGACAAGTACGTGAAGCGGCTCCGTGGGGGAGTGTACCCGCTGGAGGTGGTGGAACTGAAGGAATCCAAGCTCGATGACCGCGCCCAGTCCCTGGCGCAGGAAGCGACACTTTTTGACAAGAAATTCCCGAAATCGGAATACCGCCGCGTTATCCTTTCAGAAGAGGGCAAACTCATGGATACGGTGAAGCTCTCCGACACCTTGCGTGACCGTTTTTCGGGCAATATCGTATTCTTGATTGGTTCCGCTTATGGTATTGACGAGAACCTGAAAAAGTCCGCCGATTTGCTGCTTTCCCTTTCGCCCCTGACCTTTACCCACGACCATGCACGGGTGATTATGGCGGAACAGCTCTACCGCGTGCAGATGGTAATGCAGAACCATCCGTATCATCATAGGTGA
- a CDS encoding peptide chain release factor 3: MNPEIEKRRTFAIVSHPDAGKTTITEKFLWYGNVIREAGHVRAKANRSYTVSDWMKIEQQRGISVSSSVLNFPFEGCMFNLVDTPGHQDFCEDTYRALTAVDAALVLIDSVNGVEKQTIKLMDVCRMRHTPIITFINKMDLDGRHVLDLLDQIESVLHIKTAPFTLPIGVGKLFKGVYSIAENTFHTFNKEEGHQEIIQMEGPDDPRLVEMCGENWVNQFKEEYEMVTGGMDPFDHEKFLKGEMCPVFFGSAVNNFGVRQLLNAFAKLAPPPMVRETDKRPVSPDEDAFSAFVFKIQANMDPKHRDRTAFLRICSGSFTRGEKVFHVRTGREIRLAAPTAFLAKDKEVIDHAWAGDIVGINDPGLFRIGDTLTDGEKMSFTGIPDFAPEHFARVTLLNPLKSKQMAKGLAELSEEGATQLYEPLKSAIPVIGVVGELQFDVLKFRLQSEYGADVSLDRVPAHGIRWVSGPEADMAKFAEEYAMDCMMDKERNLVCLFPNEYRLNLAMKNYENLKFAETSQG; the protein is encoded by the coding sequence ATGAATCCGGAAATTGAAAAACGCCGCACTTTCGCTATTGTCAGCCACCCCGACGCGGGTAAGACCACCATCACCGAAAAGTTCCTGTGGTACGGAAACGTAATCCGCGAGGCGGGCCATGTGCGCGCCAAGGCAAACCGCAGCTACACCGTCAGTGACTGGATGAAGATCGAACAGCAGCGCGGTATCTCGGTTTCCAGTTCCGTTCTGAATTTCCCCTTCGAAGGTTGCATGTTCAACCTGGTGGATACCCCGGGGCACCAGGACTTCTGCGAAGACACCTACCGCGCATTGACCGCCGTGGATGCCGCCCTGGTGCTTATCGACAGCGTGAACGGTGTGGAAAAGCAGACCATCAAGCTCATGGACGTGTGCCGCATGCGTCACACCCCGATTATCACCTTCATCAACAAGATGGACCTGGATGGCCGCCATGTGCTGGACCTGCTGGACCAAATTGAAAGTGTTTTGCACATCAAGACCGCCCCCTTTACGCTCCCCATCGGAGTAGGAAAGCTGTTCAAGGGCGTGTATTCCATCGCCGAGAATACCTTTCACACTTTCAACAAGGAAGAAGGCCATCAGGAAATCATCCAGATGGAAGGTCCCGACGACCCGCGCCTGGTGGAAATGTGCGGCGAAAACTGGGTGAACCAGTTCAAGGAAGAATACGAGATGGTCACCGGCGGCATGGACCCCTTCGACCACGAGAAGTTCCTGAAGGGGGAGATGTGCCCCGTGTTCTTCGGCTCTGCGGTGAACAACTTCGGTGTCCGTCAACTTTTGAACGCTTTCGCCAAACTGGCCCCGCCCCCCATGGTGCGCGAGACCGACAAGCGCCCGGTGAGCCCCGACGAAGATGCTTTCAGCGCCTTCGTCTTCAAGATTCAGGCCAACATGGACCCCAAGCACCGCGACCGTACCGCATTCCTGCGCATCTGCTCCGGCAGTTTTACCCGCGGGGAGAAAGTTTTCCATGTGCGCACGGGCCGCGAAATCCGCCTGGCCGCTCCGACCGCCTTCCTCGCCAAGGACAAGGAAGTCATCGACCACGCCTGGGCGGGCGATATCGTGGGCATCAATGACCCGGGGCTTTTCCGCATCGGCGATACGCTGACCGACGGCGAGAAAATGAGTTTCACGGGCATTCCGGATTTTGCTCCGGAACACTTTGCCCGAGTGACGCTTTTGAATCCGCTTAAGAGCAAGCAGATGGCCAAGGGCCTTGCCGAACTCAGTGAAGAAGGTGCAACCCAGCTCTACGAACCGCTCAAGTCCGCAATTCCTGTGATTGGCGTGGTGGGGGAGTTGCAGTTCGACGTGCTCAAGTTCCGCCTGCAGAGCGAATACGGCGCCGACGTGTCCCTGGACCGCGTGCCCGCCCACGGAATCCGCTGGGTGTCTGGCCCCGAAGCCGACATGGCCAAGTTCGCCGAGGAATACGCCATGGACTGCATGATGGACAAGGAACGTAACCTGGTTTGTCTGTTCCCCAACGAGTACCGCCTGAACCTCGCGATGAAGAACTACGAGAACCTCAAGTTCGCCGAAACCTCCCAAGGGTAG
- a CDS encoding diphosphate--fructose-6-phosphate 1-phosphotransferase — MADNLSVLGQARKAYKPKLPVALRNGALKVALVKGKPTQSVRDQAKIKALFPNTYGAPYIGMKKATKAAAGKALNVGVVLSGGQAPGGHNVIAGIFDGIKSISKNSKLLGFLGGPSGLENGKFIVINEKIMDSYRNTGGFDIIQSGRTKLETEEQFKKCMAVAKAQKLDAIVIIGGDDSNTNAAVLGEYFQAHGASCVVCGCPKTIDGDLKNEYIETSFGFDTAVKTYSELIGNIMRDANSAQKYWHFIKLMGRSASHIALEAALQTHPNICLISEEVKAKKMKLKQVIKYVADIVAARAAAGKNFGVALIPEGLLEFIPDVGVLISELSEALAHHEKEVEGLDTAAKVEKVCKWISKASAEVLKSLPATTQGQLMLDRDSHGNVQVSLIETEKLIIEMVKKELKSRKSFKGKFSALNHFFGYEGRCAAPSNFDADYCYSLGFTASVLAFNKMNGYMSSVRDLTKGIEKWTAGGIPITMMMNIERRHGADKPVIQKALVELDGAPFKFFAKNRDVWAKTESYTYPGPIQYWGPSEVCDITNFTIKLERGALKVK, encoded by the coding sequence ATGGCTGACAATCTGTCCGTCCTCGGCCAGGCCCGCAAGGCCTACAAGCCGAAACTCCCCGTAGCGCTCCGCAATGGCGCTCTCAAAGTTGCTCTCGTGAAGGGCAAGCCCACCCAGTCCGTCCGTGACCAGGCCAAGATCAAGGCCCTGTTCCCCAACACCTACGGCGCTCCCTACATCGGCATGAAGAAGGCTACCAAGGCTGCTGCCGGTAAGGCTCTCAACGTGGGCGTGGTGCTCTCCGGTGGTCAGGCTCCTGGTGGACACAACGTGATCGCGGGTATCTTCGACGGTATCAAGAGCATCAGCAAGAATTCCAAGCTCCTCGGCTTCCTCGGCGGCCCCTCCGGCCTCGAAAACGGCAAGTTCATCGTGATCAACGAAAAGATCATGGACTCCTACCGCAACACTGGTGGATTCGACATCATCCAGTCCGGCCGTACCAAGCTCGAAACTGAAGAACAGTTCAAGAAGTGCATGGCCGTTGCCAAGGCCCAGAAGCTCGACGCTATCGTGATCATCGGTGGTGACGACTCCAACACGAACGCTGCTGTTCTCGGTGAATACTTCCAGGCCCACGGCGCAAGCTGCGTGGTTTGCGGCTGCCCCAAAACCATCGACGGCGACCTCAAGAACGAATACATCGAAACCTCCTTCGGTTTCGACACCGCCGTCAAGACCTACTCCGAACTCATCGGCAACATCATGCGCGATGCCAACTCCGCTCAGAAGTACTGGCACTTCATCAAGCTCATGGGCCGCAGCGCTTCTCACATTGCTCTCGAAGCCGCTCTCCAGACCCACCCGAACATCTGCCTGATTTCTGAAGAAGTCAAGGCCAAGAAGATGAAGCTGAAGCAGGTCATCAAGTACGTGGCCGACATCGTCGCTGCCCGTGCCGCTGCCGGCAAGAACTTCGGTGTGGCCCTCATTCCGGAAGGCCTCCTGGAATTCATCCCCGATGTAGGCGTGCTCATTTCCGAACTCTCCGAAGCCCTCGCTCATCACGAAAAGGAAGTGGAAGGTCTCGACACTGCCGCCAAGGTGGAAAAGGTCTGCAAGTGGATTTCCAAGGCTTCCGCCGAAGTCCTCAAGAGCCTCCCCGCCACCACTCAGGGCCAGCTGATGCTCGACCGCGACAGCCACGGCAACGTGCAGGTTTCCCTCATCGAAACCGAAAAGCTCATCATCGAGATGGTCAAGAAGGAACTCAAGAGCCGGAAGTCCTTCAAGGGCAAGTTCAGCGCTCTCAACCACTTCTTCGGTTACGAAGGCCGCTGCGCCGCTCCGTCCAACTTCGACGCTGACTACTGCTACAGCCTCGGCTTCACCGCCTCTGTGCTCGCCTTCAACAAGATGAACGGCTACATGAGCTCTGTGCGTGACCTCACGAAGGGCATCGAAAAGTGGACTGCCGGTGGCATTCCTATCACCATGATGATGAACATCGAACGTCGTCACGGTGCCGACAAGCCGGTGATCCAGAAGGCTCTCGTGGAACTCGACGGCGCTCCGTTCAAGTTCTTCGCCAAGAACCGCGACGTTTGGGCCAAGACTGAATCCTACACCTATCCGGGTCCGATCCAGTACTGGGGTCCCAGCGAAGTTTGCGACATCACGAACTTCACGATCAAGCTGGAACGCGGCGCCCTCAAGGTGAAGTAA